In Coffea eugenioides isolate CCC68of chromosome 4, Ceug_1.0, whole genome shotgun sequence, the genomic stretch CATTACAGCAATGTCTTATTTGATAAGTATTTTTGAATGAGGCGTTCAGTTTTGGTGTCATTCGGTTTACCATGATCACCAAGAAAAGTTAAAGTAGAAGTAACTCTTAAAATTCTACCATTTTcaacatatacatatacatctAAATGATTATATGTCAATCGATTCATTATATTGGACATAAATTTTGGATTCCAATAGTACTCTGTTGCAAAATACTAACCACTCTATCATCTCCATTATCAAGTTaaaacatatacatatacatctAAATGCACAATCTATAATATTGGACATAAATTTTGGATTCCAATAGGCCTCTGTTGCAAAATACTAACCACTCTATCATCTCCATTATCAAGATAATAACATACAATTCTGAACATGAAGATAATGTAAAACTCATAAAATTTGCCTTACCCAACTATTTATACCCCTTATGGACGTCGTAGATTCGAGTTTacttacttttttttgtcaGTACAAATGGGAGTTTACTTTTAATCTACTTTCACAATCTACATGTATGCCTTACTACATATAGCATACTGAAAATGGAAGCGGAGAGGGGATAGGAGGCTAGAACTCAAGACCACACTTTTAACTTTTAGGGTCTTAACCTTAGCCACTAAATCATAATATAtcctttttattatttcatatgCCATTTAAACTACACTCTTAACTTCTTTTTTCCCACCTAACACGGTTGATGTAGATAAATAATTTCTAATATTTTGAAAAGTTTATTTTTgaagaataaaactaaaagcATTTTGAAACAATAAGAAGATAGttattttcctaaattttctttttaggacataaattaccaaaaaatgaaatatgTTTTCACAAAAAACAAAGTCCTCCCCGTAACATCATACAACTAATATTTTACAAATGGGATATATAAGAAATCCAAACCAACAAATGTATCTTGTATAAAATATATTGTTATGACAAAGTAAACATCTAATAGCTATTAGGGaataaaaaagagagaagagatGATTTCTCATGTTTTTCCTCTATATCGTTATAATATCATATACTAATTCTTTTCAAACATATACAAGAACATAAAGTTTACTATTTTGTTGTAGTTTTTAGAGAAATTATTGTAGAAATTCATTTGCAAGCAGTAAAAATTTTAATACAACATCCATCATAATATTTTGAACCTCATAATTTCCATGTATCATACAGTAGAggaaaatatacatttataaaatcCCAATTATTGAATCGTTAAATTAGTGTATTGGGTTTAAAAACCACATGATGCATGTATAATTTTTAGAACTCGAGAGCGCTTGCAGATATATTTTATGCCTCAgtggaggtttgtgaaattatatCAGACAAAATATCCCATAAACTTCTTGTAAGCGCTCAAAGCCCTAAACCCTGCCACAACCATccacccaccaccaccactgccACCACCCTGTAGATTTCATTTTCCCTAGTATCGGATCATCCTCCTTTGTCTCCCTCCTCtcctccttttgtttttttttggtgagTAACAGTTCTAGGCCATTCCCTCCTCAATATTCTAATGTTCTGTAGgcatttcctttttcctttcaattctTCTATTATGCCCAACCTGATAAAACCCACAAAAAGcacaaaaatttaatgaaaatcTTTATTAACCCATCCAAACAATGAATAGAATCAGACGCACTTACTTATTTTCAATTTCCTTTAGATTTAGCATAATGGGTTGCTCCAATAGTGCTTAAAGATTTAATCTTGTTTGTGCGTTGATTGAATTCAGCTGCCGTGGTTTCTTGGGAAGTAAATTAAAAAGATAAAGCATTGTACTTTTTATtgatgttctatttttttttgaggtTGATTGCAGGATAATAGTGTGGAGAAATGCAAGCTATTCATGGAAAGATTCGACTGATAGGGAGGCTGACCATCAACAATTTTAAAAATGTTGATCTCAAGAGAGCAGTGTGGGACAGTGCTGTCACTAGCTCGAGCACTCATTTTGGTTCAAATCCCTTATGGTTGCAGGTCAGTTAAAAggtttttaagatatttttttcATTGTATTTTTGTTGCCAAactgttttattttgaaatttttttgtatGTTGTATgttagttgttttttttttctttttttttttttgccgcttgtaatatttttcatttttccataaTTAACTTGAGAAAGATTATTACTTGTGTCCCGTGTAGGAAAAAGTATTTTAATGTTGAATTTGACTTGGGAGTACAAGAATTAGACAGCGAGGTCCTCGACTGCACAACTAGTTTCGTGTTAAGAACCTCCATTTAATAGAGGAAGTGGATGGTAGAATGAAAAGGGTGGAATCTATAGTTTAAGTGATGGTCAAGTAGGATGCTATAGTGATTTATGTAGAAAATATATGAGAAGAGATTAGCTGTTGAAGGCTTTAGGTCTGCAGAACACAGCTCGATCATGGTACTGAGGGAGTTTATATGGGTATGAGCAGAATTAAGTTTTGCTTTTGGAGATTATGAGATAGTTGTTCTGGCATTTTGACGAGTTAAATTGGATGACTGGAACTGAGTTAACTATGTTGCCACTTTGCCAGTAAAATATAGGATATCTACAGGCCCTCAGAATTCAAATGGAATGGTTTTGCTGTTCTGTTTAGTTCTCCACTCTGTTGTTCTAATTCTTGCTGCCTGCAATAGGGAAGATTGTTAGTATTGTAATAGTATAATCAATTCAAAGATACTGATATCTGTAACAGTAATTAAATTGGGGCACCAGTTGGAGTTCACTTCTGACCGACATGTTGCGTTGTAACAGTATATCTTGTCCTTATCTTTTGTTAAGACGAGGAAACAAATGCTTATGTTCTTAAGAGGGGGAACATACATGGCTTGCTTTTAGTATGGCCAACCTCATTCTCTAAAGCATATGTAAGGAGTGTCCTAATTTTATTCATTTGGACATCAGTGAAATTTACTTTCAAGCGTACATGCACAGCATCATGCTTGTAAAAAATTCTTTCTACAATAACTTTACTTTTTGAGGACAACAGACTGAGCAAGTAAAATGAGTGAGAAACTATCTTGTTCTCAGTAGTAAAATATTGGTGAATTAACTATGTTCCTAGCTGCAGCTAGTTTTTCTCAGTTTTCAGCAGTTTCCTGTCCCTAATCTGATTTATCTGAATTAACATTTAAATGCTGTTATGTTCTTATACTATTTCCAATGTCTTTCTTCTCACACGTCACCGTTTATATCCGCTTGACAGTGAATCTTATTTGTACAGTTTTGATATTATATTAGATGGTATCTTGAGATTGCCTTAAAAGCCAGAACTTTCTTTTGATTGTCATGTTCCCCATTGGTCAAAAAGGACCAGAGGTAGGCTATGTAGAATCCTCTTAACATCCAAAAATGGTGGCTCATGGAAGGAATTATGTCACATAATTCTGTGGATCATTTGGAAAGACATTATTGGAAATGTTTTTGAGGATGCCAATATCCAAGAGCTAAAACCAGGTTTTGCTGAATCTTTTATTTGTGTTGTGTACACACGAAACTCTTGAGGGGCTGGACGTTTTTGTGCATTTCTCAAGGTTTTTTGCTTTCTCaaagttttttgttttctctgAACATAATTGTCCTTACTCTTACTGATTCATGCTCATTGTTATGTGGGTTGCAGCACTTTGAGCCCTTTATATTATGGGATCCTTATCTTTATCCCGAAAGAAGTGCTAAGTCATGACAAAATTGGCATATTTGTTGAATATTGTCATCTTAAACTTCCTTGGAAAGCCAAAATAAACTAACTCCAATGTCTTGTATGAGTTATGCCCTAATTAAGCAATATATGTTTCAAAAGATACTTAAGATCACTGTAAACTTGGATTAAGATTCTTAATCTTGTGCATTACTTAGATTGGTCTATAGGAAAATAAGTTCCTTAGGCAAGTTAAGATGCATTGCTATTTCTTCCATTAAAAGAAGCTGGTAGTAGGAGAGAGAAGCAAATGTTTGCTGTTTACTTCTAGGACCTGCACCTGACCTTTACAAGCTTGGTGTTTGCATTTTGGCACGTCAAGGTAATGTGTAGATAGAAATACAGATATAGATATAATGGCTGTCCATTTATATTGGAAAATAGAAAATGGAATTCAAGACGTTaggaaattagaaaaaaaatctgCAACCTAATATGTTCATACAAATAATAAAACCTGAAAACTCAACTATGAAAACCATTAGTATGACAAAAATAGTCTTGTAATACAGTATGACAATAGAGAACTACAGAACGAGAACACTGCCTGAGTTTGATATGTTCGCTTTCTTGCTTTCCGGAGTGATTTGGAATTTATTTGTCCAAATTCCTTAACTTGTATGGTAACAGTTGCCTATGGTTAGCTTGGTGCTTTCTTATTCATTGTTGTTTCTGCAACTAAAAGTGAAGTGATGTGATATGCATATGTCTACATGATGATCTATAATGCTTTCCTTGGAAGTCATGTCGCAGATGTGCATTTGTGCATTATCTGGGAGGAACAGATTTGAATCATCAAGTAACTCATGTCGAAGATACAATGTGTTTTACTAATATATGCTTTACAGGAATATATCTAACCAATTGCTCATGATGCTAATAACCAAAAAACATTTTCTGTATTTTAATATTGTTTTATGCTGATGAATCTTTCAGCTCAAGGAGTTTGGTACAGAAACTGGCTTCTTGATGTCATTCAAGAACAATGGCATGTCGAAAGGGGAAAAATCTTGGACTGGGCCTGCACCGTGTTTATCGCAATCGGTTAGACTTGTGCCAACCAACAGGTGCTTCTCAACAATTGGAAATTCAGTCGAATCTGCTCCTCAAGATGCTTCTGTTACTACATCGAACATACCTACACGGATCAAATTTAAGAGGCTTGATAAAACAGCAAGGCACATAATGCAGGCATGAAAATTATTGATCATGTTTCTAGTAATTTTACTTCcatcttttattatttttcactaATTATATTCTTCTACCGTTATGCTTATCTCTACTTGTAACTTTGTTTAACTTGTGATTGTGACAGATTCTTGATAAGGAAGCAGTTGAGGAAGTGAAGTCAAAGAGAGAGATTCCTGAAATTAAACCTGGTTATATGGTCCAGCTCAAAGTGGTATGGAAGATTTTGGTTAAAAGGAAATTATGGTTTTCAAATTTTTTGGCCTCTTTTCCTTTGCAGATTTGACATCAGGTCTCTTGGCGTCTAAATGCGTTTATTTGCTGATTGATAGTAATAAGATAACTTATTAATTTCATGTGATTTCATTAAAACAGGAAGTGCCTGAGAACAAAAGACGTGTTTCAGTAATTAAAGGCATAGTAATAGCAAGACGAAATTCTGGTATCAGTACAACATTTAGATTGAGAAGACTTGTGGCTGGCGTTGGCGTTGAATCCCTTTATCAACTGTAAGTCTTTAGTTTATTGTCATTGAGATTGAGAATCAAATGACCTGCTGCATGTCCACAGTGAAACTCTTCTTTGTTTACCCTTTTGTTTTCTGCTTTGAGGAGAGTGTCCtccttacacatagcatccagAACAGATGTATGTCTCTTTCTGGGAATTGTGTAGAATTTAAGCTGTTTGGGATCATCATGGGGAAACTCTTTAGGTGGTAGCCAGTATATCTGGTAAGTGGCAGCAGTGCTTTATTTGGCCACCTCTTCAACTTAATCCACCAGGTGCCTGGGATTTACATAGGCTGATAAAAGACTAATGGTTCTCAAAGTCAGTTTCTGAGTTGGTAGGTTATAAGCTGGATCATGTTGTCTTTGGTCTTATGTTAAACTTTATTATCCCACCTGATAGAAGCAGAATATGGTTGGTAATGtcatttaatttggaattttgcATGTCTCAATTAGTTCTGGAATCTCCCCGTATTGCATTTATCTGGGTTTTGAACCCGGTTGCCTTTTCACCCTGAAACTAGGTAGTTTGCATCACATCTCATCACCCTTCTTTTGATCATTTTCATGGCTTCACCTCTTCTCTGTCTTCTGATATCTATACTCTCAAGTTTATGAAATAATTTGTGTGAAGTTTCAATCATGTCCCATCACATTCTCTTCTGGCATGtgcttttatatatatatatatagcatgTGCTCCTCTACATCTAATTGTGATGAGCTACTTTCACTGGAATAGTGCTTCAAGTAATGACTGAATGGGTGGTGATCTCAGGTACTCGCCTAATATAAAGGAGATTAAGGTACTGGACAAAAAGAAAGTGCGGAGGGCTAAGCTATACTATCTCAGGGACAAGATGAATGCACTTAAGAAATAATAGCACGTTGTCTGAGATGAGAAGTGTATGTGAATTCAGAAAATGGTAGGGCTCCATTTTTTCTTCTGCAGACACTTCGACTGACTTTATGCAAATAATTCTGTATGCaaagtgatttttctttttatcagGGTTTTGTCCATTTATCCTTTTGATTTGATTAGTTGGTTGGAAGAGGCTGCATTGGATCAGAATGCTCGACTAACTGCCTCAATTCTTAGAATATACTAACTCTTCTATGGCAGCATTATAATGCTCACCTCGTAGACTAAATAATATAGCTATGGTCTTGTGATTTTCAGGGCAGTTAAGTGACGCAATCCACCAACTTTATACCATCTGCATTCTTTTTCTGTTGGTACAGATAATTTGTATTAACATGTCATAAACAATACTTTTGTGCTTTACTCCATTAAACTGGTTAGATCTTCTTGCTTCATTCCTTGTAGATGTTACAAAATTTCTTACAGCAGAATATTCAAAGTACTCTATGAAGAATGTGAAAGGCCAGCTAAAGGATTTGTTCAAAAGATAACGCTTTAATTTAGCTTTTTAAAATGGTTTTCTTCCAGAAGCAGTTTTACTTGGTATTCAGGTCTTATAAGCAGATAAATATTGTTAATTATTCATCAGACTAGTCACCGTTGAAGGTCAATTGCTACTGCTTAGACTGGCCGAAAAATTATAATATCATACACCAAATGTGAAATATTTACAGTTGCTTCTGCAATCATAAAAGATACtaacttttttttccccttttgagGAAAAAAAGGTACTAACTTTTGGCAAGGTATAATAATTCTACTAACCCTTGGTCTACATCTGAGATTTGCATTATATCAACATGTGCTAGTGGACCTCAAAGAGTAAGACGACTGTCGCATGCTTACCATGACCGTGATCTTAAGATTTGTCAACTAGTACTGTTCTGTTTGTTTATGTTTATCAACAAGAACTAAAAACTTGTAATGTTGCAGTGTTGTTGTCCTGGTAATCCTTGATTGAGCCTTGACTTTTGGATGTTCGTTTAGGAGGTATCTGCTGACGACAAGGTCAATTTCTGCAGAAAATATTACTTGGCTTGTACCCATAACTTCATCAATGAACTTGAGAGGCAAAACTGAATAGTCACAGGCTGACGAGACTATGGTGTAGTGGCTAAAGTTGAGGTTCCAAAACTTGGGAGATTCTGAGTTTAAATTCCCTCTCCTTCCGCCCTCTTCCTGTTTCTTAAATCTCATCCATTTCTTGCTAggaggaaaaagggaaaaaagagaatAGCCATGTTACTTATTTGACAATTTTATACTTTAGTGTCATAGTCATTATAGAGTTAAGCAGACAGTAGATCTCTTTTTTGGATAGCTTAAAACCATTTTGCTTCCCATTTCTTGAAGCATAATGTACTTCTGAATCAGGCAACGAGCATCATGGCCTGGTGTAATTACTCAAATTAGTACTAATCTCCAGTTCCTCGAATACAAAATTGTGCTATTTGTTGAGATGCGAATGAATTATTGAATCCAATTGGATTCAAGATGGAGGAGCTCTAAGTGAACGTGAAGAGGCATTAAATGGAAAAAAGGTTGGTGGGCTGATGCTCAAACACGAAATTAGTGACTTATGAGTCATGAGGCATTCTTTTAAGACAAATTGGTGGATAGATATGATTACTGATCATGCAAAAAATTGGCTCTCACTTGAAGATTATTCCATTTTTATGCGAACAGAAAAAGAATAGAATAATCCGAAGTAGTTCTTTTTCCTGATCCtttctttgtatgttttaaTTACGCTTAGCCCCTTAAACTTATGCTTGAGGATCATTTTATCCtctcaaaatttttgaacaatGGTTTGCCTCACATATAAGAACAAAGTAATAAACACGACGGTTAGTTGTCGCGTCAAATAATGTGATAGCACAGTAGCTAATGCATTATAACTTGTTGATTGTATGAAACTTGATTTTACTGAGTTTTAAACGTCTCTTTGTTTCATTAGTTATAGTTCGTTCTATTATTGTATTGAAATATAGCGATGAATTTTTTCAAGTAGAGTTGAATGTATCCTTTGGTCaaactctctctttctctcctcatATCTACTCATTCTCCAgtaaaatttgaagaaatttagcATTTATAATTGACAAGACATTACAATTAAAGCGGCAAATGTAAATGATCCCCCACGTAGTTTTTATAAAAGCTAGGGATCTTCcctcattttgaaattttggtgtaGAATGAACTTGTATGCGGACGAAAAGAAATTCGAATGCAATTGCCATTTTGATTGTCGTAAATCCAATTCAAATAACAGTAACAATTACAAGTTAGTCATTATTCATGATTTGGAGGTAATATTCGTTGTAAATTGGCTATCGTAAAATGGACCTAAAAGTGCAATCAATCTCTTATTAAGATAGAGAATTTTGCCATTCATACGCAACTATAGTTTAGACTGATTGTTGAAGGATGACTTCTTTGTAGAGGACTAAAAGCAGCAACATGCAAAAGACTAAGAGGTAAAGTAAAACGAGAACAAAAGTTTGAGGCCGTTACGTGCAATTAACCTCTttacctttttgttttgttgccGCCCAACAACCTTCTGGCTTAATTTGaccattcatttttttttcactttttagtgGAAATTTAGGTGGTCAAAGACTCAAAGCTTGTGATCTTTATGtaccaaaaaagagaaaaagaaatctttTCACATTTAGCAGCCAACCTCGTGAAAGCTAGAATAGTCAAGGAGGCtgccaccttttttttttttttttttttttgcttttttctgataaaaattttctaaaaacaattaataaaaaatttcattcaTGGAGCTGtgaataaatacaaaatttgtcTAAACTTGTCTCTACTAGTCAAGTGAGGTATTAAATTCTtatttaaaaagagaaaagttaaaaaaaaaaaaaagaaaagagaggggaaGAGAGAAATAAATAAGTGTATATGCACTATAAATAAAAAAGCATGTGTGCTGACTGATATATGATAAAGAAATTAGGCTCCAATAGAACTAAATGCtcaaacaataaaaataatatgaaagcaaatacaAGGGAATTGTAGAAAACTCATAAAACGGCTCAATATATTATTATTGGTATTGGTTTGGTAGGATTTTATGTAATTGACTATTGTGAGATGAATTAAACTTGTCACAAACTTAAAATTAATGAAGTCTACATCACTACAACTAACCCACATTTAGTGAAATAAATAATTGGTTATTTTATCACAAAATCAATGCCTTATTGGCAGAATCTATTATTTGTATATAAATAATATCATTAAATTAACATTATGTAGAAGATGATAGATTAATCGATTAGATCAATATTATGATGCATCATTTTACAGATGATATGCTAAAAATTGTTTCTACAAGCAACATTTTTCACTCCTGATGAATCTAATGAAAACTTGATAAATACAACAACCAATCAATTATGTTGCAACCtacatttaattttgaaaataatttcaaaaaaattgatATTTTAAGTTGAACTTTATAATCAACCAAAAGGAATATGCACGGTCAAATTTAGGATTCGAATCCTATACCTGTCAATTAGAGGTGGGACAGGTGTGgggagattaaaaaaaaaaacctcatttaTGTATTTCAATCTTAATTCAATAATttgtgatatgatatatgtaaaataaagaAGTGATTAACAATAAAAATCTGATTATagacatatttttttttccaataaataGGCTATCCAAATAAACGCAccatatgaaaaaaaaaaatgctaaattgCCGTTTTAGGTTTAATTTTGCTTTTGCCAAAGTACCACAAAAAGTTAGcagaaaagtagaaaaagacATGTGATCCTaagttgacttttgaatttcatgattaaacaaacaaataaaaataaaaagcaaCTTTTCTCCTGTCATTAGTATTACTTGTATTACTAATATACTGTAGAATATGATAAAGGCGTGAACGAAAGTTCTCAAACTCCACCTCACTTGTTATACACGTTTCTTCTTCCCCTTTATTTATCTGATTTATTCTGAACAAGATATAAATACGTAGTTCAAATGGGATTCCTATACGTACTATAAAAATTCGATCTTTTTCTGTAATCAGTCCAAATTTGTCGAATTTACTGTTGAAAT encodes the following:
- the LOC113768368 gene encoding 50S ribosomal protein L19, chloroplastic-like, whose product is MQAIHGKIRLIGRLTINNFKNVDLKRAVWDSAVTSSSTHFGSNPLWLQLKEFGTETGFLMSFKNNGMSKGEKSWTGPAPCLSQSVRLVPTNRCFSTIGNSVESAPQDASVTTSNIPTRIKFKRLDKTARHIMQILDKEAVEEVKSKREIPEIKPGYMVQLKVEVPENKRRVSVIKGIVIARRNSGISTTFRLRRLVAGVGVESLYQLYSPNIKEIKVLDKKKVRRAKLYYLRDKMNALKK